In uncultured Cohaesibacter sp., a genomic segment contains:
- a CDS encoding methyl-accepting chemotaxis protein — MRHLLLNRLLAAIVSIPVLAIVGLGGFLSYQSYENYQQMKYATDLVALGNAGGLLSEGLPREVFSSASERSQKRQETDKLYDQVLAQFDALGSDDAGLRQIQRDLQSARPNVAAFRAEIDKGNDSPVLGVKYLQPISALANKLMRRGASLIPDAELSNRLLAYFASQQIRDSHNMISSVVPPVFAAGAADIAQISIILRGQLQEHYFAPIFEDNGPSLTVSAYQAYIDGQDGRDFKAFFDQIVQHHENLPESIKGLWNKASRAHDQITLQLTHDAFQASNELAEQRLASAWDRLLTYTLGTLLILVAAIGVSYVGLRALQKLIGDSESVLAELAEDRLEIDIAYTERKDAIGKMARSAELLRAALLKRRTLEAEAREREQNAQQERRSMMVQLADQFEHSVGGIVAEVSSSAAQLHQTASELQRSAEMTSSQASSVASSAEEAGANVSYVASAAEELEASIRDIKRLVDNSASQSGEGSGKAETTRGIVSELQHAAIHIGDIVNLISGIAEQTNLLALNATIEAARAGAAGKGFSVVAAEVKELATQTSKATEEIGQQINHIQLTTDQAVEAIGSISEIIGAISDSSGAIASAVEEQGHATGEIAKAVVSASTGTTHVSNSIQEVSQTANSTGSSASQVLSASENLSSQAKTLQEQMHRFLDNVRAA; from the coding sequence ATGAGACATCTCTTGCTGAACCGGTTGCTTGCGGCAATCGTGTCTATTCCGGTTCTGGCCATTGTTGGCCTTGGCGGATTTCTGTCCTACCAATCCTATGAAAATTACCAGCAGATGAAATATGCAACCGATCTTGTTGCTCTGGGAAATGCCGGCGGATTGCTTTCCGAAGGCCTGCCCAGAGAGGTCTTTTCTTCTGCCAGCGAACGCAGCCAGAAGCGTCAGGAAACCGACAAGCTTTATGATCAGGTTCTGGCTCAGTTTGATGCCCTTGGCTCCGATGACGCAGGCCTGCGGCAGATCCAGCGCGATTTGCAATCGGCCCGCCCCAATGTGGCAGCCTTCCGGGCAGAAATCGACAAGGGCAACGACTCTCCGGTTCTCGGCGTCAAATATCTGCAACCGATTTCTGCGCTCGCCAACAAGCTGATGCGCCGCGGTGCCTCGCTCATTCCCGATGCAGAGCTTTCAAACCGGCTGCTGGCCTATTTCGCCAGCCAGCAGATTCGCGACAGTCACAATATGATCAGCAGTGTTGTGCCTCCCGTTTTCGCAGCGGGTGCGGCGGACATCGCTCAAATCTCCATTATCCTGCGGGGCCAGTTGCAGGAACATTATTTCGCGCCGATCTTCGAAGATAACGGTCCTTCCCTCACAGTATCCGCCTATCAGGCCTATATCGATGGACAGGATGGCAGGGATTTCAAGGCTTTCTTCGATCAGATCGTTCAGCATCATGAAAATCTTCCCGAGAGCATCAAGGGCCTCTGGAACAAAGCTTCCCGCGCCCATGACCAGATCACCCTGCAATTGACCCATGATGCATTCCAAGCCAGCAACGAATTGGCCGAGCAGAGACTTGCCTCCGCATGGGACAGGCTTCTGACCTATACGCTCGGCACGCTGCTCATTCTTGTCGCGGCGATTGGCGTCAGCTATGTCGGACTGCGGGCCTTGCAAAAGCTGATCGGGGACAGCGAGAGCGTTCTGGCCGAACTGGCCGAAGACAGGCTGGAGATCGATATCGCCTATACCGAGCGCAAAGACGCGATCGGCAAGATGGCCCGTTCTGCCGAGCTTCTGCGCGCCGCTCTGCTCAAACGCCGGACCCTTGAAGCCGAGGCCCGCGAACGCGAACAGAATGCCCAGCAGGAGCGCCGCAGCATGATGGTACAGCTGGCCGACCAGTTCGAGCATTCGGTTGGGGGCATCGTGGCCGAGGTATCCAGCTCTGCGGCCCAATTGCACCAGACCGCATCCGAGCTGCAACGCTCTGCGGAAATGACATCCAGTCAGGCCAGCTCCGTGGCCTCATCGGCGGAGGAAGCGGGAGCCAATGTCTCCTATGTGGCTAGCGCCGCCGAAGAGCTGGAAGCCTCCATTCGCGACATCAAGCGTCTGGTCGATAATTCGGCAAGCCAAAGCGGAGAAGGATCCGGCAAGGCAGAAACCACGCGCGGGATTGTCAGTGAATTGCAACATGCCGCGATCCATATCGGCGATATCGTCAATCTGATTTCCGGCATCGCCGAGCAGACCAACCTGCTGGCGCTCAATGCCACCATCGAGGCCGCACGGGCAGGCGCGGCTGGCAAGGGCTTTTCCGTTGTCGCCGCCGAAGTGAAGGAATTGGCAACCCAGACATCCAAGGCAACCGAGGAAATCGGCCAGCAGATCAACCATATCCAGCTGACCACCGATCAGGCGGTGGAAGCCATTGGCAGCATCTCGGAAATCATCGGAGCGATCAGCGATTCATCGGGAGCTATTGCCTCGGCGGTGGAAGAACAGGGCCATGCCACGGGCGAAATCGCCAAGGCGGTCGTCAGTGCCTCAACCGGCACAACCCATGTCTCGAACAGCATTCAGGAAGTCTCCCAAACCGCCAACAGCACCGGCAGCAGCGCTTCGCAAGTGCTGTCTGCCTCGGAGAATCTGTCCAGTCAGGCAAAGACTCTGCAGGAGCAGATGCACAGGTTCCTCGACAATGTCCGCGCAGCCTGA
- a CDS encoding undecaprenyl-diphosphate phosphatase: MDIATYFEAIILGFIEGFTEFLPVSSTGHILLAGHFLGFENSGKTFEVLIQLGAILAILTVYFHRLLRIALDLPSSQKARLFVVGILLAFLPAAVLGASLHGFIKHVLFESPRLICTTLIVGGVILAWIDRLDLKPRYTDIMDYPLSLCFKIGLFQCLALVPGMSRSGSTIAGALLMGTDKRSAAEFSFFLAMPTMAGAFAYDLYKNRDIISMDQASVIGVGFVAAFIAAVFVVRQLLDFVSRHGFMPFAIWRILVGGAGLIGLYLVG, encoded by the coding sequence ATGGATATTGCCACATATTTCGAAGCCATCATCCTTGGTTTCATCGAGGGCTTCACCGAGTTTCTTCCCGTATCTTCCACCGGCCATATTTTGCTTGCCGGACATTTTCTGGGATTTGAGAATAGTGGCAAGACTTTCGAAGTGCTCATCCAGCTCGGCGCCATATTGGCAATTCTGACGGTCTATTTCCATCGCCTGCTCAGAATCGCCCTTGATTTGCCCTCCAGCCAGAAAGCCCGCCTGTTTGTCGTTGGCATCCTGCTGGCCTTTTTGCCTGCGGCGGTTCTTGGCGCCAGCCTGCATGGTTTCATCAAGCATGTGCTGTTTGAAAGCCCGCGCCTCATCTGCACCACACTGATCGTTGGCGGCGTCATTCTGGCCTGGATCGACCGGCTCGATCTCAAGCCGCGCTATACCGATATCATGGATTATCCGCTGTCGCTGTGTTTCAAGATCGGCCTGTTCCAGTGCCTTGCGCTGGTGCCGGGCATGTCGCGATCCGGCTCGACGATTGCCGGTGCGCTGCTGATGGGTACGGACAAACGGTCGGCTGCCGAATTTTCCTTCTTTCTGGCCATGCCGACCATGGCCGGTGCCTTTGCCTATGACCTTTACAAGAACCGCGACATTATCAGCATGGATCAGGCAAGCGTGATTGGCGTCGGCTTCGTGGCTGCCTTCATTGCAGCCGTTTTCGTGGTGCGCCAGTTGCTGGATTTTGTCTCCCGTCACGGCTTCATGCCCTTTGCCATCTGGCGTATTCTGGTGGGCGGCGCCGGGTTGATCGGGCTCTATCTGGTCGGCTAG